The following coding sequences are from one Eretmochelys imbricata isolate rEreImb1 chromosome 12, rEreImb1.hap1, whole genome shotgun sequence window:
- the MEAK7 gene encoding MTOR-associated protein MEAK7 isoform X2, with protein MGNVESSCYENHLSRFLPEEKTDIDEVFDTLSGSDESGGLKTGKATRKAVTLAMLKARVQEALPEQMTFRLYSGMKSVDLTGKSSGSSEQIVKEQFIIFMSSLLKGNVEEKSSIIMRMISSTEGPVKGKQIQEFTEDVITSVVHVLSYRNLLKGWNLGKTQDPTSGVKVLASQLLSELKLEDGKKLAGPPLMDAMCDQSTIANWVFQVPQISTFLSVIIRQGLLVLHSLPDQANNIVNLIPKCKGIKGSGFVSLLDIPSIIYINSHLPSELQHKWRLLFSSRVHGESFSQLCGQIINKGPCILVLKDLDGYIFGGFASESWEVKPQFQGDNRCFLFSISPSLMVHTYTGYNDHYMYLNHGQQTIPNGLGMGGQHDYFGLWIDSNYGKGHSKAKPRCTTYNSPQLSANENFTLDAMEVWAVGDLPESAVIKGKKSILDTDPEAQALLEMTGKSRQSDGLREQIEEDDDN; from the exons ATGGGAAATGTGGAAAGCAGTTGCTATGAGAATCACCTTTCAAGGTTTCTTCCTGAGGAAAAGACAGATATTGATGAAGTATTTGATACCTTATCCGGGTCGGATGAATCGGGAGGACTAAAGACTGGAAAAGCTACCAGAAAAGCTGTGACCCTGGCAATGTTAAAG GCCCGTGTCCAGGAAGCATTACCGGAGCAAATGACCTTTAGGCTATACAGTGGAATGAAAAGTGTTGACCTGACTGGGAAGTCATCGGGGTCAAGTGAACAGATTGTTAAGGAGCAGTTCATAATTTTTATGTCATCCCTTTTAAAAGGCAACGTAGAGGAGAAGAGTAGCATAATAATGAGAATGATATCTAGTACCGAAGGGCCTGTGAAGGGAAAACAAATCCAAGAG TTCACAGAGGATGTGATCACCTCTGTAGTTCATGTACTGAGCTACAGGAATCTGCTGAAGGGCTGGAATCTGGGGAAGACTCAAGATCCTACCAGTGGAGTAAAGGTTCTGGCTTCTCAGCTGTTATCAGAACTGAAACTTGAAG ATGGGAAGAAACTCGCTGGACCTCCTCTCATGGATGCCATGTGTGATCAAAGTACCATTGCGAACTGGGTGTTCCAAGTGCCACAGATCTCTACTTTCCTCAGTGTTATCATCAGGCAGGGGCTCCTTGTCCTGCATTCACTCCCAGATCAGGCTAACAACATAGTCAATTTGATTCCAAAGTGCAAGGGCATCAAAGGAAGTGGATTTGTTAGTCTTCTTGACATCCCATCCATCATATACATTAACTCCCATCTGCCCTCGGAGCTACAGCACAAGTGGAGGCTTTTGTTTTCTTCTCGGGTTCACGGAGAAAGTTTTTCACAGCTCTGTGGGCAAATCATAAACAAGGGTCCCTGTATATTGGTCTTAAAGGACTTGGATGGATATATCTTTGGTGGGTTTGCATCAGAATCATGGGAAGTTAAACCACAATTTCAAG GTGACAACAGAtgctttttgttttccatttctcCCTCTCTCATGGTGCACACATACACTGGATACAATGACCACTACATGTATTTGAATCATGgacagcaaactatcccaaatGGACTC GGCATGGGAGGACAGCATGATTACTTTGGGCTCTGGATAGACAGTAACTATGGCAAGGGACACAGCAAAGCGAAACCTAGATGTACTACCTACAACAGTCCTCAGCTGTCAGCTAATGAAAACTTTACGCTAGATGCCATGGAGGTGTGGGCAGTGGGAGATCTCCCAGAAAGCGCAGTG ATAAAGGGTAAGAAGAGCATCCTGGATACAGACCCCGAGGCTCAGGCCTTGTTAGAAATGACTGGAAAAAGTCGTCAGAGTGATGGTTTGCGAGAGCAGATTGAAGAGGATGATGACAACTAA
- the MEAK7 gene encoding MTOR-associated protein MEAK7 isoform X1, whose amino-acid sequence MTAGFHHFFEKMGNVESSCYENHLSRFLPEEKTDIDEVFDTLSGSDESGGLKTGKATRKAVTLAMLKARVQEALPEQMTFRLYSGMKSVDLTGKSSGSSEQIVKEQFIIFMSSLLKGNVEEKSSIIMRMISSTEGPVKGKQIQEFTEDVITSVVHVLSYRNLLKGWNLGKTQDPTSGVKVLASQLLSELKLEDGKKLAGPPLMDAMCDQSTIANWVFQVPQISTFLSVIIRQGLLVLHSLPDQANNIVNLIPKCKGIKGSGFVSLLDIPSIIYINSHLPSELQHKWRLLFSSRVHGESFSQLCGQIINKGPCILVLKDLDGYIFGGFASESWEVKPQFQGDNRCFLFSISPSLMVHTYTGYNDHYMYLNHGQQTIPNGLGMGGQHDYFGLWIDSNYGKGHSKAKPRCTTYNSPQLSANENFTLDAMEVWAVGDLPESAVIKGKKSILDTDPEAQALLEMTGKSRQSDGLREQIEEDDDN is encoded by the exons ATGACAGCAG GATTCCATCACTTTTTTGAAAAGATGGGAAATGTGGAAAGCAGTTGCTATGAGAATCACCTTTCAAGGTTTCTTCCTGAGGAAAAGACAGATATTGATGAAGTATTTGATACCTTATCCGGGTCGGATGAATCGGGAGGACTAAAGACTGGAAAAGCTACCAGAAAAGCTGTGACCCTGGCAATGTTAAAG GCCCGTGTCCAGGAAGCATTACCGGAGCAAATGACCTTTAGGCTATACAGTGGAATGAAAAGTGTTGACCTGACTGGGAAGTCATCGGGGTCAAGTGAACAGATTGTTAAGGAGCAGTTCATAATTTTTATGTCATCCCTTTTAAAAGGCAACGTAGAGGAGAAGAGTAGCATAATAATGAGAATGATATCTAGTACCGAAGGGCCTGTGAAGGGAAAACAAATCCAAGAG TTCACAGAGGATGTGATCACCTCTGTAGTTCATGTACTGAGCTACAGGAATCTGCTGAAGGGCTGGAATCTGGGGAAGACTCAAGATCCTACCAGTGGAGTAAAGGTTCTGGCTTCTCAGCTGTTATCAGAACTGAAACTTGAAG ATGGGAAGAAACTCGCTGGACCTCCTCTCATGGATGCCATGTGTGATCAAAGTACCATTGCGAACTGGGTGTTCCAAGTGCCACAGATCTCTACTTTCCTCAGTGTTATCATCAGGCAGGGGCTCCTTGTCCTGCATTCACTCCCAGATCAGGCTAACAACATAGTCAATTTGATTCCAAAGTGCAAGGGCATCAAAGGAAGTGGATTTGTTAGTCTTCTTGACATCCCATCCATCATATACATTAACTCCCATCTGCCCTCGGAGCTACAGCACAAGTGGAGGCTTTTGTTTTCTTCTCGGGTTCACGGAGAAAGTTTTTCACAGCTCTGTGGGCAAATCATAAACAAGGGTCCCTGTATATTGGTCTTAAAGGACTTGGATGGATATATCTTTGGTGGGTTTGCATCAGAATCATGGGAAGTTAAACCACAATTTCAAG GTGACAACAGAtgctttttgttttccatttctcCCTCTCTCATGGTGCACACATACACTGGATACAATGACCACTACATGTATTTGAATCATGgacagcaaactatcccaaatGGACTC GGCATGGGAGGACAGCATGATTACTTTGGGCTCTGGATAGACAGTAACTATGGCAAGGGACACAGCAAAGCGAAACCTAGATGTACTACCTACAACAGTCCTCAGCTGTCAGCTAATGAAAACTTTACGCTAGATGCCATGGAGGTGTGGGCAGTGGGAGATCTCCCAGAAAGCGCAGTG ATAAAGGGTAAGAAGAGCATCCTGGATACAGACCCCGAGGCTCAGGCCTTGTTAGAAATGACTGGAAAAAGTCGTCAGAGTGATGGTTTGCGAGAGCAGATTGAAGAGGATGATGACAACTAA